Genomic segment of Citrus sinensis cultivar Valencia sweet orange chromosome 7, DVS_A1.0, whole genome shotgun sequence:
GAGAAAGCGAAAGAGAAAGCCGCTTCAATTTGGGGCAGCCGCGTACTTCAATTTCTTGGAGAGAATTACAAACCAATACCCCATTATCACTGCAGAAGCTCTTAAATTCTAGCAAGTTAGAAAAACGCAACTTCTTCAATCTAGGAAGTGTAATGATGGTATTTGTTGCTAATTCTTTCTCAGTTTCTTCATCCTCGACCGCTGCTATCTCCTCGATTGAATCGCACTCTATGACTTCGAGATCTTCCAAGTTTTGAAGGGCAGGCAATAACCGAAGCgagaacaaattttttaaattaggaCAACGACCAAATGAAAGAACTTTAAGATCATGTGAAAACTTGCCAATGTTAACTAATCCTTGTTCCCTTGGTAAAACATCATTTAAGCTTGCAACGTCGTCGACCCAATACATATCTAAACATTGAACATCTTCTGGGAGCACAATGGGTTCTTCTCTTTCACAGATTTTGCAACCTTCTAAGAATACTGATTTATCTACTTTGAGATCAGTAATCAGAAATCTCCCCATGCCAAATGCCGACAGCAGAAGACAATAATTTTTCGATCCTCGACCATCTGTAgatttaacatatatgttGAAATCTTTGAGTGTAGAAAAATGGCCTTCAAAAGTGTCCAATCTATCGCTCAATCTAGCTGCCTCTTCCACTGTTTCTCGTAAAGCTTCATTCCCAAAAgataatttcaatttgtagAGATTACGTAGTCTAGGTAATATACCAGTCGGGAACTTCTTCAGCGGCGGTGAAGAGAAATAAAGATGACTAAGGTTTTCCAACATTTCCATACCTTCTGGGACTTCTTCAATCGATGTTACTTCGAGGTCCAAGTACTGGAGAGCCAACAGCTTTGCCAAAGAAGGAACTCGCTCTAAGTTTTCACACCATCGAAGCAACAACGATCTTAGATTCATCAAGTCAGAGACGGAACTTGGCAAGACTTCAATGTTGGTGCGAGAAAGATTGAGAACCTTCAAACCATGCATGTGCACAAAGAAACATTCAGGAATCCTCTGTAAATGTTCATTGCATTGTAGCAACAAAGTTGAAAGAATGTCACAATGTGGTGACATATTTGAAGGGATCTCCTCGAAGTCATTCTCCATCAGTGAAACTCTCTCGAGATTCGCTTTCCATTCTTGTTCACCTGGAAATTCCCGTAAACGTTCTCTAGCTTTCACCATGAATAAAGGACTCTCGCTTGTAATGCGCAACGCCATGTCTCTTATAAGATCATGCATCTTCACACAACTACCATCTTCAGCGCTCTCCAATAAGCAGCAATTTACAAGCCTGTTCAATATAGTATGCCCTCTATTATATTTTACTCGCACATCCTTCACTTCTTCGATAAACCCTTCTGCAATCCAGTGATCTATCAGCTCATCCTTTGGGATGGCAAAGTCTTCAGGATACAGTGCACAATACAAGAAGCACTGTTGGAGCTTTTCATCTTTCAAGCGATGGTAACTGAATTCTAATCGCCCTAACACTTTAGTATCTACGTCATTCAAACTTCTCAGCCGTCCACGCAATTCATTGAGCGCATTTTGCCAttcataaatttcttcttcaccGCTCATGGAAGCAGCTACAGTTACAATTGCCAGCGGTAAACAACCACATTCCTCAACAACGTCGTTTATGATTTCTTTATTCAAAGCTGGAACTTGCAAAATGCTGCAGCCAACTCCGtctataaacaaattaaatgccTCCTGTTTAGAAAGCAATTCAACTGCGACTTGTTTACACTTCATAGAACGACAGACCCTATGTGAACGTGTGGTTATCACCAATTTGCATCCGTTCTCTTCACTAGGCTCAGGGATTCCTACTTCCTCGAGAGGGAATGCTTCCCACATATCATCTAGTATCAACACAAACTTCTCTTTAGCTTTCAACATTCCTAGCAACCTCCCTGCACGTCTTActttatcttcattttctgAAAGACT
This window contains:
- the LOC107174591 gene encoding probable disease resistance protein At1g61300 isoform X3, producing MDFIGTILEFFKCVGPPICQYVHRHRKLSEIMKKLERVLQELNSKKADIEATLKAECDLGNKQPRNEVNDWLENVERINREAHSIEEDVKKGKYFSRARLGKHAEEKIEEVNEYHQKGRSFTSLVIDAPPSRGLTLTTATLAGEKTKKVVERIWEDLMGDKVTKIGVWGMGGIGKTTIMKEINNRLQKETNKFNVVIWVTVSQPLDLIKLQTEIATALKQSLSENEDKVRRAGRLLGMLKAKEKFVLILDDMWEAFPLEEVGIPEPSEENGCKLVITTRSHRVCRSMKCKQVAVELLSKQEAFNLFIDGVGCSILQVPALNKEIINDVVEECGCLPLAIVTVAASMSGEEEIYEWQNALNELRGRLRSLNDVDTKVLGRLEFSYHRLKDEKLQQCFLYCALYPEDFAIPKDELIDHWIAEGFIEEVKDVRVKYNRGHTILNRLVNCCLLESAEDGSCVKMHDLIRDMALRITSESPLFMVKARERLREFPGEQEWKANLERVSLMENDFEEIPSNMSPHCDILSTLLLQCNEHLQRIPECFFVHMHGLKVLNLSRTNIEVLPSSVSDLMNLRSLLLRWCENLERVPSLAKLLALQYLDLEVTSIEEVPEGMEMLENLSHLYFSSPPLKKFPTGILPRLRNLYKLKLSFGNEALRETVEEAARLSDRLDTFEGHFSTLKDFNIYVKSTDGRGSKNYCLLLSAFGMGRFLITDLKVDKSVFLEGCKICEREEPIVLPEDVQCLDMYWVDDVASLNDVLPREQGLVNIGKFSHDLKVLSFGRCPNLKNLFSLRLLPALQNLEDLEVIECDSIEEIAAVEDEETEKELATNTIITLPRLKKLRFSNLLEFKSFCSDNGVLVCNSLQEIEVRGCPKLKRLSLSLSLLDNGQPSPPPALKVIEIKKELWESLEWDQANSKDVLNPFCKFVGF